The sequence below is a genomic window from Theobroma cacao cultivar B97-61/B2 chromosome 6, Criollo_cocoa_genome_V2, whole genome shotgun sequence.
NNNNNNNNNNNNNNNNNNNNNNNNNNNNNNNNNNNNNNNNNNNNNNNNNNNNNNNNNNNNNNNNNNNNNNNNNNNNNNNNNNNNNNNNNNNNNNNNNNNNNNNNNNNNNNNNNNNNNNNNNNNNNNNNNNNNNNNNNNNNNNNNNNNNNNNNNNNNNNNNNNNNNNNNNNNNNNNNNNNNNNNNNNNNNNNNNNNNNNNNNNNNNNNNNNNNNNNNNNNNNNNNNNNNNNNNNNNNNNNNNNNNNNNNNNNNNNNNNNNNNNNNNNNNNNNNNNNNNNNNNNNNNNNNNNNNNNNNNNNNNNNNNNNNNNNNNNNNNNNNNNNNNNNNNNNNNNNNNNNNNNNNNNNNNNNNNNNNNNNNNNNNNNNNNNNNNNNNNNNNNNNNNNNNNNNNNNNNNNNNNNNNNNNNNNNNNNNNNNNNNNNNNNNNNNNNNNNNNNNNNNNNNNNNNNNNNNNNNNNNNNNNNNNNNNNNNNNNNNNNNNNNNNNNNNNNNNNNNNNNNNNNNNNNNNNNNNNNNNNNNNNNNNNNNNNNNNNNNNNNNNNNNNNNNNNNNNNNNNNNNNNNNNNNNNNNNNNNNNNNNNNNNNNNNNNNNNNNNNNNNNNNNNNNNNNNNNNNNNNNNNNNNNNNNNNNNNNNNNNNNNNNNNNNNNNNNNNNNNNNNNNNNNNNNNNNNNNNNNNNNNNNNNNNNNNNNNNNNNNNNNNNNNNNNNNNNNNNNNNNNNNNNNNNNNNNNNNNNNNNNNNNNNNNNNNNNNNNNNNNNNNNNNNNNNNNNNNNNNNNNNNNNNNNNNNNNNNNNNNNNNNNNNNNNNNNNNNNNNNNNNNNNNNNNNNNNNNNNNNNNNNNNNNNNNNNNNNNNNNNNNNNNNNNNNNNNNNNNNNNNNNNNNNNNNNNNNNNNNNNNNNNNNNNNNNNNNNNNNNNNNNNNNNNNNNNNNNNNNNNNNNNNNNNNNNNNNNNNNNNNNNNNNNNNNNNNNNNNNNNNNNNNNNNNNNNNNNNNNNNNNNNNNNNNNNNNNNNNNNNNNNNNNNNNNNNNNNNNNNNNNNNNNNNNNNNNNNNNNNNNNNNNNNNNNNNNNNNNNNNNNNNNNNNNNNNNNNNNNNNNNNNNNNNNNNNNNNNNNNNNNNNNNNNNNNNNNNNNNNNNNNNNNNNNNNNNNNNNNNNNNNNNNNNNNNNNNNNNNNNNNNNNNNNNNNNNNNNNNNNNNNNNNNNNNNNNNNNNNNNNNNNNNNNNNNNNNNNNNNNNNNNNNNNNNNNNNNNNNNNNNNNNNNNNNNNNNNNNNNNNNNNNNNNNNNNNNNNNNNNNNNNNNNNNNNNNNNNNNNNNNNNNNNNNNNNNNNNNNNNNNNNNNNNNNNNNNNNNNNNNNNNNNNNNNNNNNNNNNNNNNNNNNNNNNNNNNNNNNNNNNNNNNNNNNNNNNNNNNNNNNNNNNNNNNNNNNNNNNNNNNNNNNNNNNNNNNNNNNNNNNNNNNNNNNNNNNNNNNNNNNNNNNNNNNNNNNNNNNNNNNNNNNNNNNNNNNNNNNNNNNNNNNNNNNNNNNNNNNNNNNNNNNNNNNNNNNNNNNNNNNNNNNNNNNNNNNNNNNNNNNNNNNNNNNNNNNNNNNNNNNNNNNNNNNNNNNNNNNNNNNNNNNNNNNNNNNNNNNNNNNNNNNNNNNNNNNNNNNNNNNNNNNNNNNNNNNNNNNNNNNNNNNNNNNNNNNNNNNNNNNNNNNNNNNNNNNNNNNNNNNNNNNNNNNNNNNNNNNNNNNNNNNNNNNNNNNNNNNNNNNNNNNNNNNNNNNNNNNNNNNNNNNNNNNNNNNNNNNNNNNNNNNNNNNNNNNNNNNNNNNNNNNNNNNNNNNNNNNNNNNNNNNNNNNNNNNNNNNNNNNNNNNNNNNNNNNNNNNNNNNNNNNNNNNNNNNNNNNNNNNNNNNNNNNNNNNNNNNNNNNNNNNNNNNNNNNNNNNNNNNNNNNNNNNNNNNNNNNNNNNNNNNNNNNNNNNNNNNNNNNNNNNNNNNNNNNNNNNNNNNNNNNNNNNNNNNNNNNNNNNNNNNNNNNNNNNNNNNNNNNNNNNNNNNNNNNNNNNNNNNNNNNNNNNNNNNNNNNNNNNNNNNNNNNNNNNNNNNNNNNNNNNNNNNNNNNNNNNNNNNNNNNNNNNNNNNNNNNNNNNNNNNNNNNNNNNNNNNNNNNNNNNNNNNNNNNNNNNNNNNNNNNNNNNNNNNNNNNNNNNNNNNNNNNNNNNNNNTTTATTTGTATTACTTTCTTAAATCTCAAAAATAAAACCTAAGGATTTTAGAACATTACATTGAAGTATTAATcttaaatgattaaacaatagtcctacaaataaataaaatgaaccaACTCAAGccataaaaatttaagagaaatgataaatattttacctTTCTAAGCTCCTCCAAATCTACAGCCCACTCCAATCAAGCCagcaaattttattcttccaaAATATGCCATTTGGGGTGGGAAATGGGAGGTCTACCCAGGACACACTCTAAGAAACCCcactatttttttatcatttcttcactttttcctcccctttctctctctagtgCCCAGctacttctctttctctctacccgtttctttttttttgctctcTCACCCAAGATCTTTTTTTGCTCTCTCACCCAAGATCTCCCCCTTCCTCACTCACCCAAACCGGCGGCACTAAGAAAAAGCCCCCTgccctctttctttcttcctttttttttgtttgtggcTTCCCCCTTGCTAGAAATCtgggaatttttttgtttttgcagaTTTTTTGATCTCCCTCCTCCCGAATGCTACAATGTCCCCTCCCCTTTATACCCGATTCTTGGGCTCTGGAGGGGGCACGCTCCACTACCTTGCCAGACGCGAAAaattcgcgtctggcagggtgcgtccgcaccctgccagtTGTACCTCACTCCcctcttttttcatttcttttttattttaatttttattatttttatttattttttgtttatgatttagTGTCTACACTCAATAAACGTATCAGGgtaatatttatttgtaaGGTTACTAATACTTTCAATCGAAATCATTTTGAAGGGCCAAAGATGTGCCAAGAGTGAATAAACCAACTTTACTAATTATTATGACATAAAAACTGAATTACTAACTTGAGGTTTTCTACACAGAAAATACTCATGACAAgcaaaaaaatgtaaaaaaaaaaaaactttttgtttctatttggtaaaaagaaaatagaaggttGCGAGGTTTGGGAAAGTAAAGTTTAGAAATAATTCTATtataataagtttttttttaatcctaAGTGTATTGAAATTAGTTGTTGACAAATTGTCATGAGGCATCTCTcaatacaaaaaattataataaaaataaaattataaaatttcaaaaaaaaagtatgttataaaaattttataaagccaaattaattataaaattttaaaaaataaaatatgttttaaaatttttaaaattttaaaataggcGGGGGCCCTTCTAGCCTCGTCCCCTCCGCCTCTGCGGTATAGGCAATGCCAAAATCAAATGCAGCTCTCCTAGGAATAGCCATCTTTCTTGCCCACATTCCATTTTTGTCTTCTCGTGTATTAAATGCAAGTGGACAAACAAGTAACCTTCAAACCATTGATTGATTTGGCTTCCTCCCAATTTTCATTGGTTATTCTCTTGCTTGAActttgaaaacaaaacaaagtaGTATAACTGGAATCTAGATTTTTATCTAAGAATCCGTCTATCTCTTACTATAAATTTGAGTTGTATATGCCAAATCtaaactcattttcttcttcatagTGGTGAAGTGAGGTTGATATTTGATGTCTTGATGTAAAATATGACGAATAATCAAATAGGTTTAAATACATCACAAATGATATATAGTATTCCATTGTCGAGTAATTGAACAAATATTCATTAGCAATCGAATTACTTATTACATTATATTATTCGAGAGCGACCCAGTTTGAAATCTCGGCAATTTGAACTCTCGGGTCAGGGATAGCCTATAagttatcaaaatattttgacaaCACATGCAATTGTTGGCTACTTGAAGCattgtttattatttaatagATAATTTCATGGGaagatttatttttagaagaaaaacgACCAATAAGTTGTCGTTTAAAGGAAACAACAATGACAATGAGACGAAAAGGAGAAACAAAGGTGAAGAGAGCAACTCACTAAGAAATTAATGATAGGAGGACTTTTTCGCTATATTGTTTTCTGGAGCACATGACATTATGTATTTAGTTCCTGCAATTTGGTTTCCATCTCAAAACACACAAGGATAGTTACAGGAACCATTGAAGAAGACAATAGAAAAGTACAAGACCCTTGTGACTAGTAATCGATAACTGCTTACTTCCATTAGTAAAGGATCTTCCTTGGGCACATGCCTTGTCCTTTTCTAGGATGATTTTGTTGGACATTGTCATATCAGGATTTCATGGTAGACAAACAAAAGAACAGTATATTGGTAAAGTAGATGAACTCTAGGGCGATTGAATGTTGCCAAATGGCAGCCTTTGCCTGCTTTTTAGCTCAAAAAGTCGAGAGCTAGCAGTCAGCTTTTGTTTAGCAACACTTATACTACTTTGTAACGGCTTGCTTAGGGCAATTGCGtgaaacatgttttcacaattttttatttttatataaattgtcaaattcttaaaacaaaataagcaATCTTAGTGGATCATTCTAAatacttctttttttaatatgtattaaatcagatttttatttttgtaataagACTAAGGGTATCTTTGGATTTTACTTGGACCTAATCCACTCTTCAAACTATTTTAAAAGCACACTTCTTTATATCAATTTGGTGCATTCAAACGTAtttgagtatttaatttattggttGGTACTTGATCTTTctgttcaaataataaaatttaaatcccctttttctaatttcaaaaaaaaaaaacttctatATACTCCCCACAAAAATAGAATcttaatcaacaaaaaaaaactcttcTCTTTATCAACTAGAATAACTTGTCTGAATATTAAATCGTTAATTATTGAATTAACAATTTTCTTATTGAAGTACATATACTTTTTTAAAACCAAACTCACTTTGCTCATCGAGGAGATGAATATGACAATACAATATTGTAATTGTAAGCCTAAAAGTTTGTGAAAAATTAGTAAAGGATAATACCAAATCACCTTAACCTAAAAAGGTttttaaatagtaaaattttaattaaaaacaattcaaACACTGAATTGAAGTAGAAATGATGGATTAATTAAACTGGGTCGGCATTTTAAAAGTGAGTTCTATTGTTCTAATCAGCCACTTAGGGTAGATAAATAAAATGGTGCTCATAAAGCTGGGCTGGGCTTGGGCCAGTGGGCATTATACTATAAAGAAATCCAGCACCCAAAGCTAAGTGCGAGGGGATTTGTTGGGCCATAACAGCCCCCAAAAATTGCATTATGATCCGTTGTCATACAATTCAAAATAGTGGTAGTAATTCATGGGAAAATGTTATCAAGATATATATACTGTCGAATGTCTGcatacccatttttcttttctaaaagcCAGATAGGAATGCCGCTGCTAGGGCTACCATGGATGCAACAAAGAGTTGCCAAGCACATTGACATGCTGTTAAATCCAATATGCATCAAGCAAATATGAATCAGTAGACAGCAAGAGCTTCGACATGGAAGGTCAGAGTGATAATCAAAGGAAAACTGTAAAACTGAACAATATGATTGTAAAAAATGTTGCATGCTCAGCTAGAACCATTAATGACAatgaaaatagttaaatttcACAAAGGCTAGTTTAATATGTGTTCAATATAGTTGGAGAAAATATACACCTACTATTAAACTAAATGTTCCAGTACTTGAACTAACCTTTTGATTATGTAAATAATgacaattaagcattttttttcaGGTTTATTAATTAGATTACTTCAAATATGATTAATAAAGCTTAAAATAGTTACCATAGCCACCTGAGCTCAAACTAGAAGATGGCGGCGGCGGAGGCGGCAGCGGCGGTGGTGGCGGTGGTTGCGTAAGCCCCAGCGGCAGATCTAACCCAAGACCTTGACAGTCAACTCCAAAGTAGCCTGGGACAAAATTATCAGAAGCTGTGTAAGAACAGCAAAGCAATCCAATATTTCCATGAGATATAttaccctcaaattatacgtCTTCTGCTCATTAGTTTGTGCTAGGCTTAACCTAACAAGGGCAAGGTGGGTAAAGAAGCCAACTTACATGGTTTAAAACAAGCTAGGCCTGAGGAATTAAGAAAATTCTGTGAGCCTTGATTGCACTGGCAGATATGTCCAGTTCCATTAGTCACACATTTCCCATCACCACACCAAACAAGATCACAATCTGtggagtaaaataaatttctttcctttagtTGGCATAGTATTTTTGTCTAAAAGgatttcattgaaaaaatgagtataatgatatatttatatatacggCTAGTCTGATTGGCTGGTGGCGGAAGAGATGCTGGGGGTGGAGGCGGTGGTGGAGATCCATTGCCACATTCAAAGTCAACTGTGCCTGCAATACATTAGTGATGCAAATTATGGCACTAATTTTCTTCCTTGTAGATGCAAATTCATGTTAATGTTCtaactctatttttttttattttttataaaaacaaaaaacaaaaaataaaaacatctatcaaacaaaatttaaataaattccaGTGATaagaatttcttttatttttatttttacaattaaaaacaaagagaaTGTAGACGccaaatcaaagaaatatttcgatatttgacttttttaaatttctctaGAAAAATAACAACCATGGTACCAAGTTTAATTGTGACTAATAAAGATTTTGAATTAAGACGTACAtataattaagttcacaagcTTAGCATGCCGGTATTTTCTAAGATAATTAATTAGAAGCAACAAAAGTTAGGCAAATATTTGGCAGAATgcaagcaagaaacaagaaagattgattaattaatcattgtTAATATTCCAAACTAGAGTTTGAGAAAGTCTATTTTCTCCAACCACCTTTGGTGTTGCTCTTTggcaatataaaaaaaaattaaattatgcaaAAACAGCATAGCATGTACATATTAAGTAGGAAGAAAGAGCAACTGACAGTTTGGAATAAGACAAGAGGGGAAGGTAAAAGGACCGATCTGTATCTTTCTCCAACCAGGAAGGCATTCGCAGTCAAACCCAAGCAGTGAATTGGAGGCCTTACATGTTCCTTGCCCACACTTTATAAACAAACAAGCAGTATCTGCAACAACATTATTACTGATGAATAAATCATCAAGCCACCATAACTAAAAATGTTTGTTTATGAAGAAGAATTATAGGGGGTCTTACCTTGGATCGGATTCGCTTGATTTAATGTCACATGTGAAGACGTGGCTGTTACAGTTGAAGTGCAGAAACTcaagagaagaagaacaaaagaaaacagtGTGAGATTCCAACTATCCATTGTGTGGGAGCATCAAGTCGGTGAAGACAGTTGGACGTATTTATAGAAATAAAGTCGCGTCCAAGCGTTAGCCTAGCTTATCTATCTAGATTCTACAAAGGGCCTGCCGCTTTGGCTGACTCAGACTTTTGGTTACCTTGCTCCTGCAAGGTATAAGCAAAAGCAAGAGCATGAAAAGGTTAAAGGCACAAGCAGAGCGTCTCAACATGCATCTTTAGGCTTCAATCTTGGTCATCCAATCTGTAGTTTTCTATCTAGTCTGGCCCGAGTTCACTGTCACTACTCATTCCAGGTATCCAACTTTGCAAGGAACAACAAACTTATGGAAAAAAAGATAGGGATCTTGCATGTTTGCAATATCTAGATGTTTACTgacaaaattattgaaaaatgatCAAGTTACATCAATGGGATTACAGATACAAATAGCACAACATCGTAACAATTCTCGTCACACTCTGATTACAAACAATCAGACACTTTCAAAAGcacaaacaaaaataagaaataacgATGAACACCCTTTTGATAAACATATCAGGAAAGCAAACAATATATCATCCTCAAAAAGGCTTTCAATTCCCCTTATGCTGATCCAAATTCGGTAAATCACTTTTCATGCTTCTCAATATCAGCTTGAGTAACACTTCTCTGGACCTTCTCCAAGGCTTCTTCAAAGTCACATTGCAACTGGATCCTTTGAAATCTCATCTTGGGACATGTTCCTAATCTCATCCCACGTCTTTCCAGCTATTTTACGCCTCATTCCATTCAAGGAAGCATCGCGACAAACATTTGTGAGGTCATCCCCACTATCCCTCTGTTCGACAAGCCACTTTATCATTATCCACATCAGGGGCCACCTGCcacatatacatatcaatatcATTCAATTGAACACAACTTAATGTTagcataacaaaataaatttatagtATAAATTAACAAAGAAATCGACTATAAgaatacatacatacatacatacatacatacacacATATGAAATTAGAAGAGACTATTATAGCATGCaaggcataaaaaaaataccagCTCAAACAGACAACAAGGGTTTGGCTTTCACGGCTTATAATCGTCCTGGCAGATATCACACAGACAGACCTTTTTAAGCTACAAAGAGTCTCGATGAGCAAAGCACAATGACCGGCAGaataaaagtcataaaaaataacatatttcACATTTACACAGTATTATGTGACAGAAACAAAAATCGATGTGACGATATTATATCCGCTCTACCAAATGCTACTTTAACGATAATTCAGCTGCAACTGCAGCAAGTACCTGAAAATATTCAGGCATCCataaaggaagaacaaaagctTTCTCTAAAAGCCTTTTTGCTTCAGTCAAACCTGCAACATCACCCCACTGCACTCCAGGAGTGGTTTCTAAAACATCCCTTTCCAGCATTGCAGCCAAATCTGGATCAGGTCCCTCATACTGCAACCTCTTTGACTTTCCATCTTCAGCATCACCATTCTACAAAATTCCACAAGCAAATCAATTACTAAAAGATAGTAAACATCAAACTAAAATAGTTTGACTTCAGAATAGCAAAAACTGTTTATGTCACTAAGTATTTGGGATTATATTTAACAGGTTTCAGAGAACTTACTGCTGAGTCTTCTTTGCTAGATTTCCCAGAACCAGTGTCCTTCTTCCCAGTGGCAGATGCTCTGACCCCTGTGTTAGTTCTACTTGAGCCACCAGCCTTCGCACCACAGCCATTATACCTGTTCTAGTGTTAACACAACCCTCCCAAGTCCCATCTCGGGGGGATTCCTCATGCCCACTTCACCAGCCCTCACAGGTCTTCTACTTGTAGTGTCCTGACTTGGAGGCCTCCACACATCAGGGTCATCCATTGGGGCACCTAATGAAGTCCAGTACTCATCTAATGGTTGGAATACAAAAGAGGACATAGCATGAATCGGTGGAGAAGAAGGACGCCTTCCAGTAGAACCTTCCTTAAATGACCTTCTTTCCACATCCAATTGCTTCACAACTTCTATCTCCTCCGATAGAGCTTTCTTCAAATTCATCCATTTCGAATGAATTAACAGGTCGTCAAGCGAGTTTAGATGCCTGaatgcataaaaaaatcaataattttagcgaattaaatcaaacaatagttacataaatatcaatttttaaaaagtcAGTAATAAACATATAGCAATACTTATTTGGTTTTTGATTTATTgggtttttatatatatttcgTGTTACCACTGACATGAGGCaatatgaataataaaaataaatgtagttctcaaaaatataaataatatcatGTTACacatatttaatcaaaattttgaaagcaaaAGTAAATTATGGCCAACTAAAATGAAACACTGATCATATATTTAAAGTTCATTTTACTATAATTGGCAACTTGAAAAATTCCTCAGCTGATAAAGTTAacatttgtttttattctctaaaaaacttaaaattcagaaatgaatcaaacaaaaaaaaaacccaaaattctAACTGAACCATTTAACTGTCTAACTACTtgtgaatcaaatcaatatacAAAAATTCGAAATTAAgagctgaaaaaaaaaaggaaagaaattgtCCGCGGCTGAAATTATACAAAATGAAAGGAAAGTAAAAAAAGGTAGAAAAATACTTGTTGATCTGAGCAATGAGCAATGGCGCCATCGAAGAAGATAATGGAAGTGTCGTAGAGGCC
It includes:
- the LOC18595846 gene encoding histone-lysine N-methyltransferase SETD1B, with protein sequence MDSWNLTLFSFVLLLLSFCTSTVTATSSHVTLNQANPIQDTACLFIKCGQGTCKASNSLLGFDCECLPGWRKIQIGPFTFPSCLIPNCTVDFECGNGSPPPPPPPASLPPPANQTSHCDLVWCGDGKCVTNGTGHICQCNQGSQNFLNSSGLACFKPCYFGVDCQGLGLDLPLGLTQPPPPPPLPPPPPPSSSLSSGGYACQCAWQLFVASMVALAAAFLSGF